One part of the Mariniblastus fucicola genome encodes these proteins:
- a CDS encoding SDR family NAD(P)-dependent oxidoreductase, with protein sequence MSEKNFIVVGGSKGIGLGITKRLSAAGHQVIVLSRSALAEQLPGVTHHVFDVTTDDVDKSWLPNSIDGVAYCPGSINLRSFRSLKPEIFREDFELNVVGAVKVLQATHSGLKKNGASSVLLFSTVAVAQGMHAHASIAASKGAIEGLTRTLAAEFSPHTRVNCLAPALTDTPLTEKFFADPEKAKALGEKYPLGRTGSVDDLAEAGAFLLSQKSSWITGQVWGIDGGMSSVRK encoded by the coding sequence ATGAGCGAAAAAAACTTTATCGTTGTCGGTGGAAGCAAGGGAATTGGTCTGGGGATTACGAAGCGTTTGTCCGCTGCCGGCCATCAAGTGATCGTGCTGAGTCGATCCGCGCTGGCGGAGCAGCTTCCCGGAGTCACGCACCATGTGTTTGATGTTACGACGGATGATGTCGACAAATCCTGGTTGCCGAATTCGATCGACGGCGTCGCGTATTGTCCGGGCAGCATCAACCTGCGTTCATTTCGATCGCTCAAGCCTGAGATCTTCCGGGAAGACTTTGAGCTGAACGTTGTCGGCGCGGTCAAAGTTCTGCAGGCAACGCATTCCGGTTTGAAGAAAAATGGCGCATCGAGCGTATTGCTTTTCAGCACCGTGGCGGTTGCTCAGGGGATGCATGCACACGCTTCGATTGCCGCTTCGAAGGGGGCAATCGAAGGCTTGACGCGTACCCTCGCTGCAGAATTTTCACCTCACACGAGAGTGAATTGTTTGGCTCCGGCGCTGACCGATACTCCGCTGACTGAAAAGTTTTTCGCGGATCCGGAGAAAGCAAAGGCACTGGGGGAGAAGTATCCGTTAGGTCGAACGGGCAGTGTTGACGACCTTGCGGAGGCAGGAGCGTTCCTTTTAAGCCAAAAAAGTAGCTGGATTACGGGGCAAGTTTGGGGCATTGATGGAGGAATGTCGTCGGTTCGAAAATAG
- a CDS encoding sugar phosphate isomerase/epimerase family protein: protein MNRRTFLTSSAVAATGIAVKPVPASFRRTSMHSISQDIALGDRIYKTLKYNMVGVEGTLTDKFKAAKEAGFAAIELDSPLRFSGDVSVEDANKAVAESGLPVDGTVCGSHWKLTHSSPDADMRAAALKDLIDAIEQTDAIGGTTVLLVAGHGKDGTPEEIDARAIENISKALPTAAKHGVTIVIENVWNRMHYDHDGDSNQTAERLVKFVDAFNSPFVGMQFDIGNHWKYGSMGDWIRQLGKRIVKLDLKGFSREQNRFTKIGEGDLDWADVRKALVEINFYGYAAAEVGGGDMARLKEVSANMDAALGL, encoded by the coding sequence ATGAATCGCAGAACGTTTTTGACATCGTCCGCTGTCGCCGCAACCGGGATCGCGGTCAAACCAGTTCCAGCAAGTTTCCGTCGCACTTCCATGCATTCGATTTCGCAGGACATTGCACTTGGTGATCGAATCTATAAAACGCTCAAGTACAACATGGTCGGTGTTGAGGGAACGTTGACCGACAAGTTTAAAGCTGCCAAAGAAGCAGGCTTTGCTGCCATTGAGCTCGATTCTCCGCTGCGTTTTTCAGGCGACGTTTCGGTCGAAGATGCCAATAAAGCCGTCGCCGAAAGTGGCCTGCCTGTCGACGGCACCGTCTGCGGTTCACACTGGAAGCTGACGCACTCCAGTCCTGATGCTGACATGCGAGCGGCTGCCCTCAAAGATCTCATCGACGCAATCGAGCAGACGGATGCGATTGGTGGCACGACCGTTCTGCTGGTTGCCGGGCATGGCAAAGACGGCACGCCAGAGGAAATTGATGCGAGAGCAATCGAGAACATTTCCAAAGCTTTGCCCACGGCTGCAAAACATGGCGTCACGATCGTGATCGAAAACGTATGGAATCGCATGCACTACGATCACGACGGAGATTCAAATCAGACCGCTGAGCGGCTGGTCAAGTTTGTCGATGCGTTTAACTCACCGTTTGTCGGAATGCAGTTCGATATCGGCAACCATTGGAAATACGGCAGCATGGGTGACTGGATTCGTCAGCTCGGGAAACGAATCGTGAAATTGGACCTGAAAGGTTTCTCGCGAGAACAAAACAGGTTCACCAAAATTGGAGAAGGCGATTTGGACTGGGCGGACGTCCGCAAAGCGCTCGTTGAAATCAACTTCTACGGCTATGCTGCGGCAGAAGTCGGCGGGGGGGATATGGCCAGACTCAAGGAAGTCTCTGCCAACATGGATGCGGCACTCGGGCTGTAA
- a CDS encoding calcium-binding protein produces the protein MGNQSRRITNRRRRSGISTRGYSVLENRRLLAVSVTLEGSVLTIVGDGVANDVLVEDNPVDNTYDVTLDFEVTETPVASFPQASVDSIEFTGRSGDDIMRNSTSLPMLAYGNAGDDTFFGGQGIDRIFAGNGADILFGSDGEDILNGNDGHDAIYGGDGNDLINGGPTNDSIFGGAGDDVIYGERGDDVIFAGDGNDTVFAFTGEDTIYGDGGDDLLYGQAGDDTIFGGDGADRLRGNPGADDLDGEEGNDFVKGDQDDDIMEGGDGNDTMHGWTGNDRMTGGAGNDLMYGQDGDDYMNGNDGNDVVRGGNDNDRLYGDAGSDIVRGDAGLDGMAGGIGAGVDRLFGNDGADRFLTESTDLIMDEVGEDAVLIYENSDSDWTDAEIELMDTALEVMHHRTLSTLLLTDSMTSDNLTFTKVAEIAGTAFGSNTLSDNGGVFTRSIQFEEFDEEGLFDKSDFMTSVYVQIARNWNTSQQFQQLGLMGSPTSFEDFMALSTWTPESNGDPGIFFELSNDGQWYYDSSSEFTFSNDDSDPEDNPCEDFATTWEYYFDRYSSGSSPIGMQDKYDFFDALMTFGDS, from the coding sequence ATGGGAAATCAAAGTCGAAGAATCACCAACAGGCGGCGTCGCTCCGGCATTTCCACGCGCGGCTACAGCGTGCTCGAAAATCGCAGGTTGCTGGCTGTATCAGTGACTCTGGAAGGAAGTGTGCTGACCATCGTTGGTGATGGTGTCGCGAACGACGTTTTGGTAGAAGACAATCCCGTCGACAACACCTACGACGTGACTCTGGATTTCGAAGTCACCGAAACTCCTGTCGCATCCTTTCCTCAGGCGTCTGTCGATTCCATTGAATTCACTGGACGTAGCGGCGACGACATCATGCGGAACTCGACCAGTCTGCCGATGCTCGCCTACGGCAATGCAGGAGACGACACATTCTTCGGTGGCCAGGGCATCGATCGCATCTTTGCTGGCAACGGTGCAGACATTCTGTTTGGCTCCGACGGAGAAGATATTCTCAACGGCAATGACGGCCACGACGCGATCTATGGCGGTGACGGCAATGACCTGATCAACGGCGGCCCCACCAATGATTCGATCTTTGGCGGTGCGGGAGACGACGTAATCTACGGTGAACGCGGTGACGACGTGATCTTCGCGGGCGATGGAAATGATACGGTCTTTGCATTCACAGGCGAAGACACGATTTACGGTGATGGCGGAGACGACTTGCTGTATGGCCAAGCCGGCGATGACACCATTTTCGGCGGGGACGGCGCCGACCGGTTGCGTGGCAATCCGGGAGCCGACGATCTCGATGGCGAAGAAGGAAATGACTTCGTCAAAGGTGATCAGGACGACGACATCATGGAGGGCGGAGATGGCAATGACACCATGCATGGCTGGACCGGCAACGATCGCATGACCGGTGGCGCCGGCAATGACCTGATGTACGGCCAGGACGGCGACGACTATATGAATGGCAACGATGGAAACGATGTCGTTCGCGGCGGCAATGACAATGACCGTCTCTACGGCGACGCGGGTTCAGACATCGTTCGTGGCGACGCAGGACTTGACGGAATGGCGGGCGGCATCGGTGCAGGTGTTGACCGACTGTTTGGGAACGATGGAGCAGATCGTTTCCTGACGGAGTCAACGGACTTGATTATGGACGAAGTCGGCGAAGATGCCGTGCTGATTTACGAGAATAGCGACTCAGACTGGACCGATGCTGAAATCGAGTTAATGGATACGGCGCTGGAAGTCATGCATCACAGGACGTTGAGCACGCTGCTGCTTACGGATTCGATGACGTCAGACAATTTGACTTTCACCAAAGTCGCTGAGATCGCTGGCACTGCGTTTGGTTCGAATACACTCTCGGACAACGGCGGCGTTTTCACGCGGTCAATTCAGTTCGAGGAATTCGACGAAGAAGGCCTGTTTGACAAGTCCGATTTCATGACTTCGGTCTACGTGCAGATTGCGCGCAACTGGAATACGTCGCAACAGTTCCAGCAATTGGGCCTGATGGGATCCCCGACTTCGTTTGAAGATTTTATGGCGTTGAGCACGTGGACCCCGGAATCGAACGGAGATCCTGGCATCTTTTTCGAGTTGTCCAACGACGGTCAGTGGTACTACGACTCGTCTTCTGAATTCACTTTCTCAAACGATGATTCCGACCCGGAAGACAATCCGTGCGAAGATTTCGCCACGACGTGGGAGTACTACTTCGACCGCTACTCAAGTGGCAGCAGTCCTATCGGCATGCAGGACAAGTACGATTTCTTCGACGCGTTGATGACGTTCGGTGATTCGTAA